GATCGCGTGATAGCCATGTTTGGAGCCGGGCTCCCACCACGGTTGCTCTGCCGCGAGCGCGTTACACATCGCGGACCAATTCCAGTATGCGTCGGCGGGCAGTTGCTTGCGGACGGCGGGCACGCCGGCGCGATGACTCAGCAGAAATTTGACGGGAATTTTTTCTTTGCCGGCTTGCGCGAACTCGGGCCAATATTTCGACACGGGGGCATCGAGAGCGAGCTTGCCCTGATCGACCAGGCGATGGGCGCAGATGGCGGTGATGCCCTTGGTGGTCGAATAGACTTTCACCAGCGTGTCGCGATTCCACGGCCGCGACTTCGCCTTGTCGGCATGACCAGCCCACAGATCGATGACGGGCTTGCCGTCGATAGTAGCGGCGACGGACGCGCCGACTTCGAGCCCGCGATCGAAATTTTGTTCGAAGAGCTGCTTGACCTGCTTGAATTTCGGATCGCAGATACCTTGCGCTTGGGTGCTCATGTCAGCAACCTCCGAGGGCGAATCGCGCAACTATTAGAGAGACGCATAGATTGCATCGATCAGCGCGGTGGCTCGCGGATCGATCAGCAAGCTCGCCTGCATCCGGTTCATCGCATAGCCGAAGCCAATCTTCGCTTCCGGATCGGCGAAACCGAGCGAGCCGCCCGCGCCCGGATGGCCGAACGATTTCGGATTCGGCCCGAGCGACGCGCCCGGCTGCGACATCATGAAGCCGAGCGAGAAGCGGGTGCTCAGAGTCAACACAGCGTCGGCGCCGATCGATTGCTCGATCGAGCATCCCGCGACCGCATTTTTGGACATCACGTGTACGCCGTCGAGATCGCCGCCGCGAGCGAGAGCGCCGTAGATTCGCGCCAGCGATAGCGCCGTGCCGTGGCCATTGGCAGCCGGAATCTCCGCGCCGCGCCATGCACGCGAATTAGCGACACCGGGCTTCGACAGCACCGGCGGATTCATGAAAGCCTTGGCGGCGACGGAGTCTGGATTTTTCGCGATGTCGGCAAACAGATTCGGCTCGCCGGGAGCGGGCGGCGGCGACGGAATCAAATCGGAGACGCGCGCATCGTTTTTGGCGTCAAGGCCGATGTGGAGATCGAGCTTGAGCGGGCCGGCGATTTCGTC
This genomic stretch from Candidatus Binatus sp. harbors:
- a CDS encoding serine hydrolase domain-containing protein — translated: MAVKIEGTCDPKFNRVKDAFAENFELRNELGAGAAVTLDGKTVVDLWGGHSDKAKTQPWNRDTLVNLYSTTKGITAICAHRLVDKGLLDLDAPVTRYWPEFGQAGKEKMPVRYLLSHRAGLPAVAKTLDDDAIYHWNTMAAALAAQEPWWEPGTKHGYHALTFGWLVGEVIHRITGKTPGVYLRDEIAGPLKLDLHIGLDAKNDARVSDLIPSPPPAPGEPNLFADIAKNPDSVAAKAFMNPPVLSKPGVANSRAWRGAEIPAANGHGTALSLARIYGALARGGDLDGVHVMSKNAVAGCSIEQSIGADAVLTLSTRFSLGFMMSQPGASLGPNPKSFGHPGAGGSLGFADPEAKIGFGYAMNRMQASLLIDPRATALIDAIYASL